The genome window TCCTTGCCTTCTTCTTTTTCAGTCAGGGAAAACTGATCCGAATCTTTCTGTTTTTCCAGCGTATAAATTATCTGACCGCTTTTTTCACAGAAGATTTTCACTATTTTTGATTTGTCAGCATTTATGACCTGCCTGTTCATGAGATCCTTCGGAGACTTCCCTGTTCCTGATATTTCCTTGAGACTGAGAAAAACAGAGTTTGAATCCTTTTTCATGAAATACTGACCACCGCCTTTTCGTGCACTGCCAATCAGATATTCGGTGATGGGCTTGTTTTGGGAATCTGAAAAAACAACTGATGATGTTTTGACCTCTCCACCTGACTCAGGAGCAAGCCCGATTCTTTTGAGTGTTTCTTCATCCGCATTAAAGGATCTGTCAATTTTCATTTCCTGGAACTGGGATACGACTTCTTTTGCAGCATTGAAATCCGCAGGGAAATCCTGTTTTTCCAAAACTTTCCAGGCTCCGTCCTTTAGCACAAGATTAGCTTCTGAATCCTTGGATTTTATTTTGATACCGGCTATTTTAGAAGGATCTTCAATGCCAGGATTTTCATTTTTCCCGCCTGATACCGACGAGTTTTTCTGGCCAGAGAAATAGACTCCGAGGCCAAGAACCGCGCACACCGAAGCAAGCACCACTATTCTTTTATATTTCATAGTTCCCATCCTAATTTATTATTTTTATTACATCTCACCATGGGAGTGGACGGGAAGAGCAAAAAAGCCCTTCCCTAAATCAATACACACCAGCCAGTTTATCAGGCATTCTGCCTTCTGCGGATCGCGAAGACAACCCCTGCTATAATTATCAGAAGAGGCATAAGGAAAATATTTACAAGCTTTATTACATTACCAAGAGACTCAATGTCTGATTTAAGATTTCTTCTTACAGATTTGAGTTCTTTATTGATCTTCCTCTTTTCTTCCTGGAATCTCTTTATTTCGGCTTCCTGCTCGGGGTTTAGAACAAAAGTCTGATTTTCACTCTTTTTGCTGTTAAGTGCCTGAAGCTTCTGATTTGTTTCCTCTGCCCTTTTTTCAAGAATAACTTCCTGGGCATACCACTTCTCGCGAGCTTTAAGCTCCATGTCCCTTACCTTTGTAAACGGCCTGCTGAATGTACCGCCGGCCCTTATCTGGGCAAGTTCGGGATTGCCTGTTAAAAGCTCTGTGGAATTCAGGAAGAAATTCAGGTTATCATTGAAAACCTGGGCCATTTCAAATCCAAGAAAATTCTGTTTTTCCACATAGTACGCATCATAAATGAAGTCTGCGTCGGATACCACTATAACAGTTGAAGTCTTGGCCTCTGAATCAGCCTTGGCAGCATCACCTCCCGCAGGCGTTTCATTAAAGAGAGAAGGAAATTTCCCGCTTATTTTAACGGCAATATTATATACTTCGCCGGTTGGTTTGAAATCGGCTCCAAGTTCACCGCCAAGCTGAGCCTTAAAGCTTTCAACAAGAGCTGATGATTTGCTGCTTTTTATCAGAGGAGTTGCTTTTAAGCCCTTTACCTCTTTTAATTTAATCGCACCAGCAATCGGAAAAAGCATATTTTCCAGCCTGCCCGTAATTGTGTCATTCTGGTCAAAGAGAGCTTTCTGGGCGGAAATCCATGTCGGGTTTGACTCAACAGAGCCTGGATTTCTCTGGGAATAAAGCTGGGTCGGATAAAAGAAATCAGCGATTATTTTCTGGCTGTCAATTTCAACGCCCCAGGAAGCCAGGAGTTTTTCAAAATTGCGGTCCATGCCTTTTGGGCCTGCCATTGGATTTACTTCCCCTGAAATATTCACAGGATCTGACAAAGCTATTATGTTCCCGCCCGACGCGACATATCCGTCAATGGCCTTGAGCATTTTGTCTGAAATGGAATCAGGATTGATGAGCATCAGAAGCTTGATGTCCGCAGGAATCTTCTCTTCTTCATTCCCGATCTGGCTGATATCATAGGTTTTCTTTAGCTCATTAACAAAAACCCACGGTTTGGACATTCCAGCCTGCATTGGATTTCCAATGGACATGCCCATCACAGGAAGCCCTGTTATTATTCCGATCTTTTCCTTGGAAGGATTCTGAACCCTGGTTATGGCCCTTGTGATATCATATTCGAGCTGAGCTTCACGGGTAGGATCAAGATACTGTATTACTTCTTCCTGATCCGCAGATAGAGCCACGAGTCCAAAATAGACCTTTTCGCCTGTCGGAAGACTCAGCCCTTTAACACCATATTTCTGGGCAAGATCTTCTTCTTCGGAGTCGTATACTGGATTAATCGTTTCAAGAATTATCTTGCCAGAGCCAGCATTTTCATATTCGCCCAGAAAATCCCTGACCCTTTTTGCATATGCTTTGATGTTTGCCGGGATATTTATATTATCCTCGGAATAAAAAAACTTGATCGTAACTGGATTTTTTAGCTTTGAAGCAATCCCTTTGGTTGCCGAAGAGAGTGAGTAAAGCTTTTCGCCTGTTGCGTCCCAGCGGATGTTCATTTTTGCAATCAAGACATTTGCAAAAATCAGTATCAGAAACACTATCACTATTCCGGCAAATCCTGTCAGAAGCGGCATGCCCTGACTTTTTCCGGTATTATTCCCTTTTGAACTCATATTAAATCTCCTTTTACCTGAAATTACAGGGTCTGCCTGTTCTCAAGAGACACAGAGTTGATAAAAAGCATGAAACCCATGACAGAAAGAAAATAGGATAGATCAAAAAACGAGATCACGCCTCTGCTTATAGATGCCACATGGGTAAGCATACTCAGACCTGACACGAAATTCACCATAACATCAGGGGTAATGCTCTTCATTGCCTGTGTTACCGGAGGATAACCGGCAAGGTTAAAAAAGAGGCAGATAAAGGTTGAAACAAGAAAGCTAACCACAGGACTTCTTGTAAGCGATGAGCTCATTAGACCGATGCTGAGGAAAGCGCCTGCCATTAAAAAACTTCCTGCATAACCGCAGAAAATTGCGCCTGAATCAGGAGATCCGAGATAAGCGACCGTAATCACGATCGGAAATGTCAGAAAAAGTGCTATGCCTACAAAAATCCAGGCCGCAAGAAACTTCCCCATGATTGCCTCAAAAGGAGTTATAGGAAATGTCATGAGAAGTTCAAGCGTTCCCTGTTTTCTTTCATCAGCCCAGAGTCTCATGGTTATGGCCGGTGCGAGCAGCATGTATAGCCATGGATGCCATGAAAAGAAAGCACTCAGATCAGCCTGGCCGTTTTCAAAAAAGCCGCTGACATAAAAGGTGAAAAAACCGAGAAGAACCAGAAAAATAACTAAAAAAACATAAGCAAGGGCTGAACCAAAATATCCGGTCAATTCCCTCATGAAAATAGATTTTATATGCCTTAAGCCTCTGTTCATTGTCTGATGAATCCTCATTATTTCGATCAGTTAGAAGTGAGTTGTCTGAAAACTTCATTCAATCTTCCATGCTCTACATGAAATGATAGAAGAGACACGCCCATATGCGCCATTGCGTGACTGACATCGACAGATATTGATTTCGATCTGTCCGAGGGATGCACCCTCACAGTTGTGGAATCAGGCATTCTCTCAAGAATCTGGACTTCCTTGACACCTTCAATTTTTTCCATGGCACCCATAGCTTTTTCAACATCTGATGCCTCAATTTCCATAGTAATCGAATTATGAAGAACTGATCTTGAGCGAAGCTCGTCAGGTGTTTCATCAACCACGATCCTGCCCTTGGATATGAGGACAGCCCTGTTGCAGACCGCATCCATTTCCTCAAGAATATGCGTTGAAAGAATTATGGCCTTGGTGCCGCTCATTTCCCTGATCATCTGACGGACAACGTGCTTCTGATTCGGATCAAGACCGTCTGTTGGTTCATCAAGAATAAGATACTCAGGGTCGTGGATGATGCTCTGGGCAAAGCAGACCCTCTGCCTGTAACCCTTGGAAAGAGTGCCGATATTCTGATTAACGACCTCTTTCAAAAAGCATTTTTCAATGATCTCTGAAACTTTTTTCTTATTTTCCTTACCGTAAAAACCCCGTATTTCGCCGCAGAATTTAAGAAAACCTGTCACGGACATATCATGGTAAACAGGTACGGTTTCAGAGAGATACCCTATTTTCTCCCTTGCCTTCAGAGGCTCTTCGCAAATGTCGAAACCGCCTATTATGGCAGTCCCTGAAGTCGGGGGAATATAGCCCGTGATCATTCTCATGGTCGTTGACTTTCCGGCTCCGTTCGGCCCTAAAAAACCGAGCACGTCCCCTTTCTGAACCGTGAATGAGACATTTTCAACAGCCGCAATATGGCCAAAATGCCTGGAGAGGTTTTTGACTTCGATCATTTCAGTTTTTGCTCCTAAAGTGGGTTTCATTTTTTGAACAATGGAACTCTTTTGATAGAGGAATTTGAAGAATCTGTAATTTTTCAGATTCAGGTTTATCTAATTATCAAAGCCATAATTGTCAAGAAGCGACTTTGAAAGCTTAATTTCCTTTGATGCATAAATAAAAGATATTAAAGCAAATTGATCCCATTTTGATATATCAGTGAAAATAAGTTTTCTTAAGGATAGCCCTTCACAAAAGGCCCGCAGCAAGTAAAAAAAACTCACATGAAACATTCTGCTCATCATTGGTATTGACAGGCTTTTTTGCTCTGCTAACCTTCACCGGCTCTTGCAGAATATGGCGCTGCCTGATGATGATAAAATAGCAAAAAGCTGGCAATTTCCAGATTCAAGGCGCAAATCTTTTTGGAAATGAGGCGGACAAAGATGACAAAAGATGCGGCTTAAGCGCAGAAGCTGGACTTTATATAAAGCCATCAAGGATTACGATACCGATTGGAAACAGATGAATGAACTCAGAAAAAATCAAAGAAAAATTCGAGGCTCTTAAAGACATAGACAAAACTGTTCTAAAAGCGATAGCAGTTGTGGGGGGCAGTCTCAACAAAAAAAGGATTGCCCAGATCATGCTCGAATTCGGAAAAACTTCCGAAGAAAAAAATCTCTCCTCGGCGGCAAGAATAACACCAATTTGCGACAGGCTGATCAATGCCGGGCTGATTGACTCTTCCTTTGTCATGAAGCAAGATGTGGCAGATTTCATTGTAAAGAACCTTGTAAACGACGATGACGCCAGAACGCTCGCCCTCTCTGCTTTAAAGGAAACAGATATCGATTTTTATTTGCGATATGAAGCGAGATACCCCTCTGTTACAGCTGCCAACAAAATGTCAAGATATCTGAGACTTGCTATTTTAGGTGGAGACCAGGAAGAATACTTCAGGATAAAAAAGGTGCTGGAAGAAGCTGGTCTTTTTCTTCCCGTCATTAAAAGCATCTGCATGAACCCGTTCAGATCGGAATGGATAGAGAAAATGCCGTTAGCCATGTCCGCCGACATATCAGAGGGACTGATGGCAAGCAGATTTATTGACTCCGGGCCCATACCAGACAACATCCGTGATTACTTCACATCAAAATACATAATTGCCGACCCTGACAGCCCAAAACTATCCCGCAGAATATACCTGCTGGCCATGGATCAGCTTTATACCCAGGGGGAAATAGATATACCAGCGCTTGAAGGATATGGCCTGAGCAGGCTTAACGACTACTATGCCCTTTACGGTCTTGACATGCTCATCTCAGGAAAAAAAGAAGAAGCAATAAAATACCTCCAGGAAAACATTTCCCTTGCCAAAAAGGCAACAAGAAAAAAAAGCTGGATAATACCGGGCTTATGCGGCCAGATATACCTTTTAATGATTTTAGCCGGTCATATATCAGAAGACGACAAGACAATTAAATCCTGGTTTAACTTTATTCAGAAGAATCCCGAAATTGGGCCCGAGGTTCTGAAATCAAGCAATTTTCTTTATAATGCATGGCTGGTCAAGAGCCTTTCAGTCGACAGGGAAGCTTATATAAACATAAGCTCTTACGATCTTCATAATTTTAAAAATCTGTCTTCTCTCTCGTTTCTGTTCCTTGCCCTTTCATTCACCATCGTATTTGGAGATCCGCCGGACAGTATAGGCACTCCATGCCTTGAGGTGCAAAAAAAAGCCAGTAAATCAGGATCACCATGGCTGAGTTCGGAACTGGACTTTTTTCTTGAAAAGCTCAACCTGAATAATAAAAGGAAACCGGGTGAAAACCATGCCAAACCATTTATTTCACTTCTTTTGACAACAAAGGAAAAATGGCTCTCCACACTTGAAACAATAAAAAAAATGCTGGCGATTTCCGAGGACAGAAAAGCATCTTCGGAAAAAAGACTCGTCTGGGTTGTGGATTTAAATGAAGGAAAGATCTACCCCATGGAACAGAAACTAAACGCCAAAGGAGTATGGTCTTCAGGTAAAAAAGCATCTATAAAAAGACTCAAAAATGAAAAGGATTATTTTCTTACTGACCAGGATGCAAGGGCTATTGACGCTGCCGAACTGGCCTATGACTACTATAAAGGCTATGAACTTGAGCTGAAAATTGAAAAGGCTGTTTCGATTCTTGAAGGACATCCGCTTGTCTTTGAAAAAAACGGGGACGGATCTCTTTCAAGGGTGGAAATATGCAAAGGCAAGCCCGGACTCTCTGTAAAGAAAAACAAAGACGGAATTAAAGTGAGCATCAGTCCTTTCCCGGATGATTACAGGATTATTCTGCTGAAAGAGCCGCCATCCAGAATAAGGGTTTACATTTTTTCGGATGAACTCATAAAAATTGCAAAGGTCATAGGTAAAAAAGGATTCTCAGCTCCCATCAAAGCTGAGGAAACAGTCAGGGAAATCCTTGCGCCAGCCAGTCCATTCCTTGAAATCCAGAGTGATCTGGCTGCAATAGACTCAAATGTTTATACTGTTGATACTGATCCAGGCCCGAGTGTTCTTCTTTACCCGGCAGGAGCAGGAATAAGGGCTGACATTGTTATTCAGCCGCTTGGTGATAACGGCCCCTCATTCAAACCCGGCCAGGGCGGCGAGATCATTATGACCGAACTTGAAGGCAAAAAAGTCCAGGCCATAAGAAATCTCAAGGAGGAAAAAGCAAGGGCAAAATCAGTAATAGATAAATGCCCTTCGCTTGAACAGGCATCAAAGTCGTTTCACTGGTATTCGGAAGATATTGATGACATTCTTGAACTTGTCTCTGAACTTAAAGAAGTAGCTGAAAAAGGATTGGCTGCCGTTGCCTGGCCAGAAGGCAAAAGTCTCGGCATAAAAGCAAGCATAGACACTGACAGAATGAATCTCAAGGTTTCATCAGGCGTTGACTGGTTTGAGATTGACGGATCAGTAAAAACAGACGACGGAACTGTCATAGAAATCAAAAAAATCCTTGAGAATCTGTCCACGGAGTCCCGCTTCATAAAAATCGGTGAAAACGAATTTCTGGCCCTTTCAAAATCCCTGCACAAAAAACTTCTGGCAATGGAAAGCGCGTCTCAACAGACTAAATCAGGTCTGAAGATGGCTAAAGGCGCGGCTGTAATACTTCGCGATATTCTGTCTGACATGAAAGGGGCAAAAACAGATAAGGCCTGGGATAAATACCAGAAAAAAATTGATGAGGCCATGGGCCTTGAGCCTTTGATACCTTCGACTCTTCAGGCAGAACTGAGGCCTTATCAGGCTGAAGGATATACCTGGCTCTGCCGTCTTGCAGCACTTGGAACAGGGGCCTGCCTTGCGGATGACATGGGCCTTGGCAAAACAGTCCAGACCCTTGCCCTTCTTTTAAGAACGGCGGCAGAAGGCCCCTCTTTGGTTGTGGCTCCCACATCCGTATGCGGAAACTGGATATCTGAAACACTAAAATTCGCACCGACACTCAACCCTATTATTTTCGGAGGATCAGACAGGGAAAAAATGCTGAAGGACCTCGGGCCCATGGATATTCTCATTGTCAGCTACGGCCTGATGCAGCAGGGAGAAAAGATCTTCGAAAATATCAGCTGGAATGTGGTTGTTCTTGACGAAGCCCAGGCAATCAAAAACGAAACAGCCAAAAGAACCCAGACAGCACTCAAGTTAAAGGCTGATTTCAGGCTGATAACTACGGGAACTCCTGTGGAAAACAGCCTGGATGAACTCCACACCCTTTTTTCTTTTATTAATCCAGGCCTCCTCGGCTCTAAGGAAAGTTTCAATGAAAGATATGCTGCACCCATTGAAAGGGAAAAAAGCAAGATCGCCCATAACAGGCTCAAACAGCTGATAAGACCATTCATACTCAGACGCCTCAGAACAGACGTCCTGGATGATCTGCCTGAAAAAACAGAAATAGCAATAAAGGTCGAACCAGATATTAAACAGACTGCATTTTATGAATCCCTGCGCAGGGATATACTCGAAGAGATTGAAAAAGATGAAGGCAAGCCTGCCGGGCAGAAATACCTCCAGATTCTTGCAGGTATCACAAAATTAAGACTTGCAAGCTGCCATCCTGAACTCGCTGTCCCTGGATGCGGAATTGAAGGCGCTAAAACAGATACTTTC of Desulforegula conservatrix Mb1Pa contains these proteins:
- a CDS encoding DUF4340 domain-containing protein yields the protein MKYKRIVVLASVCAVLGLGVYFSGQKNSSVSGGKNENPGIEDPSKIAGIKIKSKDSEANLVLKDGAWKVLEKQDFPADFNAAKEVVSQFQEMKIDRSFNADEETLKRIGLAPESGGEVKTSSVVFSDSQNKPITEYLIGSARKGGGQYFMKKDSNSVFLSLKEISGTGKSPKDLMNRQVINADKSKIVKIFCEKSGQIIYTLEKQKDSDQFSLTEKEEGKEIETSKIVGLVGFISPFMIEDLAAEKRMAAANAGVLVFELKDGSTCKVIPAEKKDGDADSVMVNIEVSKKDGDIGLQKGLDLEKYTFTIPKWKQDVIVTDKAGFYKQAPVKPAGEAAKEGPVKVDQPVPAAIEDALKSEGKTKPVEKENK
- a CDS encoding GldG family protein produces the protein MSSKGNNTGKSQGMPLLTGFAGIVIVFLILIFANVLIAKMNIRWDATGEKLYSLSSATKGIASKLKNPVTIKFFYSEDNINIPANIKAYAKRVRDFLGEYENAGSGKIILETINPVYDSEEEDLAQKYGVKGLSLPTGEKVYFGLVALSADQEEVIQYLDPTREAQLEYDITRAITRVQNPSKEKIGIITGLPVMGMSIGNPMQAGMSKPWVFVNELKKTYDISQIGNEEEKIPADIKLLMLINPDSISDKMLKAIDGYVASGGNIIALSDPVNISGEVNPMAGPKGMDRNFEKLLASWGVEIDSQKIIADFFYPTQLYSQRNPGSVESNPTWISAQKALFDQNDTITGRLENMLFPIAGAIKLKEVKGLKATPLIKSSKSSALVESFKAQLGGELGADFKPTGEVYNIAVKISGKFPSLFNETPAGGDAAKADSEAKTSTVIVVSDADFIYDAYYVEKQNFLGFEMAQVFNDNLNFFLNSTELLTGNPELAQIRAGGTFSRPFTKVRDMELKAREKWYAQEVILEKRAEETNQKLQALNSKKSENQTFVLNPEQEAEIKRFQEEKRKINKELKSVRRNLKSDIESLGNVIKLVNIFLMPLLIIIAGVVFAIRRRQNA
- a CDS encoding ABC transporter permease subunit; its protein translation is MNRGLRHIKSIFMRELTGYFGSALAYVFLVIFLVLLGFFTFYVSGFFENGQADLSAFFSWHPWLYMLLAPAITMRLWADERKQGTLELLMTFPITPFEAIMGKFLAAWIFVGIALFLTFPIVITVAYLGSPDSGAIFCGYAGSFLMAGAFLSIGLMSSSLTRSPVVSFLVSTFICLFFNLAGYPPVTQAMKSITPDVMVNFVSGLSMLTHVASISRGVISFFDLSYFLSVMGFMLFINSVSLENRQTL
- a CDS encoding ABC transporter ATP-binding protein; its protein translation is MIEVKNLSRHFGHIAAVENVSFTVQKGDVLGFLGPNGAGKSTTMRMITGYIPPTSGTAIIGGFDICEEPLKAREKIGYLSETVPVYHDMSVTGFLKFCGEIRGFYGKENKKKVSEIIEKCFLKEVVNQNIGTLSKGYRQRVCFAQSIIHDPEYLILDEPTDGLDPNQKHVVRQMIREMSGTKAIILSTHILEEMDAVCNRAVLISKGRIVVDETPDELRSRSVLHNSITMEIEASDVEKAMGAMEKIEGVKEVQILERMPDSTTVRVHPSDRSKSISVDVSHAMAHMGVSLLSFHVEHGRLNEVFRQLTSN
- a CDS encoding DEAD/DEAH box helicase; its protein translation is MNSEKIKEKFEALKDIDKTVLKAIAVVGGSLNKKRIAQIMLEFGKTSEEKNLSSAARITPICDRLINAGLIDSSFVMKQDVADFIVKNLVNDDDARTLALSALKETDIDFYLRYEARYPSVTAANKMSRYLRLAILGGDQEEYFRIKKVLEEAGLFLPVIKSICMNPFRSEWIEKMPLAMSADISEGLMASRFIDSGPIPDNIRDYFTSKYIIADPDSPKLSRRIYLLAMDQLYTQGEIDIPALEGYGLSRLNDYYALYGLDMLISGKKEEAIKYLQENISLAKKATRKKSWIIPGLCGQIYLLMILAGHISEDDKTIKSWFNFIQKNPEIGPEVLKSSNFLYNAWLVKSLSVDREAYINISSYDLHNFKNLSSLSFLFLALSFTIVFGDPPDSIGTPCLEVQKKASKSGSPWLSSELDFFLEKLNLNNKRKPGENHAKPFISLLLTTKEKWLSTLETIKKMLAISEDRKASSEKRLVWVVDLNEGKIYPMEQKLNAKGVWSSGKKASIKRLKNEKDYFLTDQDARAIDAAELAYDYYKGYELELKIEKAVSILEGHPLVFEKNGDGSLSRVEICKGKPGLSVKKNKDGIKVSISPFPDDYRIILLKEPPSRIRVYIFSDELIKIAKVIGKKGFSAPIKAEETVREILAPASPFLEIQSDLAAIDSNVYTVDTDPGPSVLLYPAGAGIRADIVIQPLGDNGPSFKPGQGGEIIMTELEGKKVQAIRNLKEEKARAKSVIDKCPSLEQASKSFHWYSEDIDDILELVSELKEVAEKGLAAVAWPEGKSLGIKASIDTDRMNLKVSSGVDWFEIDGSVKTDDGTVIEIKKILENLSTESRFIKIGENEFLALSKSLHKKLLAMESASQQTKSGLKMAKGAAVILRDILSDMKGAKTDKAWDKYQKKIDEAMGLEPLIPSTLQAELRPYQAEGYTWLCRLAALGTGACLADDMGLGKTVQTLALLLRTAAEGPSLVVAPTSVCGNWISETLKFAPTLNPIIFGGSDREKMLKDLGPMDILIVSYGLMQQGEKIFENISWNVVVLDEAQAIKNETAKRTQTALKLKADFRLITTGTPVENSLDELHTLFSFINPGLLGSKESFNERYAAPIEREKSKIAHNRLKQLIRPFILRRLRTDVLDDLPEKTEIAIKVEPDIKQTAFYESLRRDILEEIEKDEGKPAGQKYLQILAGITKLRLASCHPELAVPGCGIEGAKTDTFMEIVEELLENRHKALIFSQFTSFLSIVKKALDNKGIKYLYLDGSTPPKQRNASVASFQAGEADFFLISLKAGGTGLNLTAANYVIHLDPWWNPAVEDQASARAHRMGQKQPVTIYRLVMSGSIEEKIMALHKHKRNLAESILEGAEATGKMSSEELMNLIKGT